From Xenopus tropicalis strain Nigerian chromosome 3, UCB_Xtro_10.0, whole genome shotgun sequence, the proteins below share one genomic window:
- the nfu1 gene encoding NFU1 iron-sulfur cluster scaffold homolog, mitochondrial isoform X1, which translates to MAAPAGRLLRCIAVTGAKLRLRPAFYSTTAQAYPFAKRKPQLPVNSIYNPVRCMFIQTQDTPNPNSVKFIPGRAVLDARTMDFPSPASAFCSPLARHLFRIDGVKSVFLGPDFITITKNSEELDWNLIKPDIYATIMDFFASGLPVVTEDAPRGDAAASEEEDEVVAMIKELLDTRIRPTVQEDGGDVLYKGFQDGIVQLKLQGSCTSCPSSIITLKSGIQNMLQFYIPEVEGVEQVTDEDEEDAGTEIRSP; encoded by the exons ATGGCGGCGCCCGCAGGCCGACTTCTCCGCTGCATCGCAGTGACGGGCGCAAA gttgAGGCTGAGGCCTGCATTTTATTCCACAACAGCCCAGGCATATCCATTTGCTAAAAGGAAGCCCCAGCTACCAGTGAATTCAATATATAATCCAG TGAGATGTATGTTCATTCAGACTCAGGACACGCCAAACCCCAACAGTGTCAAGTTCATCCCAGGGAGAGCTGTTCTGGATGCCAGAACCATGGATTTCCCAAGCCCTGCTTCCGCCTTTTGCTCCCCACTGGCCAG GCACCTTTTCAGGATTGACGGAGTAAAGAGtgttttccttgggccagatttcATCACTATCACAAAA AATAGTGAGGAATTGGACTGGAATTTAATAAAACCTGATATATATGCAACTATTATGGATTTCTTTGCTTCTGGTCTGCCGGTAGTGACAGAGGACGCCCCTCGTGGGGATGCAG CGGCCTCAGAAGAGGAGGATGAAGTGGTGGCCATGATCAAAGAACTGCTGGACACTAGGATCAG GCCTACAGTGCAGGAAGATGGTGGAGATGTCCTGTACAAAGGCTTTCAGGATGGCATTGTCCAGCTGAAGCTACAGGGGTCCTGTACCAGTTGCCCGAGCTCCATCATCACACTGAAGAGCGGCATTCAGAACATGCTGCAGTTCTACATCCCAGAGGTTGAAGGAGTAGAGCAG GTGACGGATGAAGATGAGGAAGATGCTGGGACAGAAATCCGTTCGCCTTAA
- the nfu1 gene encoding NFU1 iron-sulfur cluster scaffold homolog, mitochondrial: MFIQTQDTPNPNSVKFIPGRAVLDARTMDFPSPASAFCSPLARHLFRIDGVKSVFLGPDFITITKNSEELDWNLIKPDIYATIMDFFASGLPVVTEDAPRGDAAASEEEDEVVAMIKELLDTRIRPTVQEDGGDVLYKGFQDGIVQLKLQGSCTSCPSSIITLKSGIQNMLQFYIPEVEGVEQVTDEDEEDAGTEIRSP, translated from the exons ATGTTCATTCAGACTCAGGACACGCCAAACCCCAACAGTGTCAAGTTCATCCCAGGGAGAGCTGTTCTGGATGCCAGAACCATGGATTTCCCAAGCCCTGCTTCCGCCTTTTGCTCCCCACTGGCCAG GCACCTTTTCAGGATTGACGGAGTAAAGAGtgttttccttgggccagatttcATCACTATCACAAAA AATAGTGAGGAATTGGACTGGAATTTAATAAAACCTGATATATATGCAACTATTATGGATTTCTTTGCTTCTGGTCTGCCGGTAGTGACAGAGGACGCCCCTCGTGGGGATGCAG CGGCCTCAGAAGAGGAGGATGAAGTGGTGGCCATGATCAAAGAACTGCTGGACACTAGGATCAG GCCTACAGTGCAGGAAGATGGTGGAGATGTCCTGTACAAAGGCTTTCAGGATGGCATTGTCCAGCTGAAGCTACAGGGGTCCTGTACCAGTTGCCCGAGCTCCATCATCACACTGAAGAGCGGCATTCAGAACATGCTGCAGTTCTACATCCCAGAGGTTGAAGGAGTAGAGCAG GTGACGGATGAAGATGAGGAAGATGCTGGGACAGAAATCCGTTCGCCTTAA